A window from Ramlibacter pinisoli encodes these proteins:
- a CDS encoding SCO family protein, which produces MTSSLETGGRRRTLATLAAGAAAAAAAAGTYLQLKPREQPPAAPQTRGSRRFPDVELTTHEGKRVRFYTDLVKDRVVFVNMMYAQCSDRCPPMTYNLRRVQDMLGARVGHDIFMYSISLLPEHDTPADLHAYMKQHDVGPGWTFLTGAKADVERLRVALGFYDVDPKVDADIGQHTGVVRIGNDTLDRWCMAPALLDADQIVETLMAVDPVARSSGRTRVS; this is translated from the coding sequence ATGACATCCTCCCTTGAAACCGGCGGCCGCCGCCGCACCCTCGCAACCCTGGCGGCAGGTGCCGCAGCCGCGGCAGCCGCCGCCGGCACGTACCTGCAGTTGAAGCCGCGGGAGCAGCCGCCCGCGGCGCCGCAGACGCGAGGGAGCCGGCGCTTCCCCGACGTGGAGCTCACCACGCACGAAGGCAAGCGCGTGCGTTTCTACACCGACCTGGTGAAGGACCGCGTGGTGTTCGTGAACATGATGTACGCCCAGTGCAGCGATCGTTGTCCGCCCATGACATACAACCTGCGACGCGTGCAGGACATGCTGGGTGCGCGCGTCGGGCACGACATCTTCATGTACTCCATCAGCCTGCTGCCCGAGCACGACACGCCGGCCGACCTGCATGCCTACATGAAGCAGCATGACGTCGGCCCGGGGTGGACCTTCCTCACCGGTGCCAAGGCAGACGTCGAGCGCTTGCGCGTCGCGTTGGGCTTCTATGACGTCGATCCGAAGGTCGATGCCGACATCGGCCAGCACACCGGCGTGGTGCGCATCGGCAACGACACCCTGGACCGCTGGTGCATGGCGCCTGCGCTGCTGGACGCCGACCAGATCGTCGAAACCCTGATGGCGGTGGACCCCGTGGCCCGCAGCAGCGGACGCACCAGGGTCAGCTGA
- a CDS encoding peroxidase family protein — translation MPTTTPQYNFTVNLDDLAFILKQIKIAESTTLPNGQIDGDAYREAIGGALLPYGLRTVDGTWNNLLPGQERLGAADNVMPRLVDGTFRQAEGRPVGFFGPGDPGTASSSYAQTNPNDFVYDTQPRIISNLIVDQTANNPAAVIAALERAADNTFPNDGQVHTSTNGTMFIPNLSPDIGLSPPFNGVMTFFGQFFDHGLDLITKNNGTVFVPLMPDDPLYVEGSHTNFMVLSRAANSTGPGQDGILGTADDDTRGHQNTTTPFIDQNQTYTSHPSHQVFLREYQMVDGKPLATGRLLNGAHGEGTWGDVKAQASALLGIHLTDYDVFDVPLLATDRYGEFIRGEHGFVQIVTTTGLVEGDPTANGGLGVNLPPNTVHTGHQFLIDVAHGAVPITDAGVHLVADSDNSVGGVPNPNFDPTQPITTANPLLLAQPAGTYDNEMLDRHFATGDGRGNENIGLTTIHSIFHSEHNRLVEGYKQTLLGSDVATLNEWLLVDVDHMPTQDEIAGLRWDGERLFQAGRFATEIQYQHLVFEEFARAVDPNVDPFIFSNSADIDPAIMEEFANVVYRFGHSMLTETVARMDPNLQSDDIGLIQAFLNPIAFDKDGTITEEQAIGAVIRGMARQVGNEIDEFITDALRNNLVGIPLDLATLNITRARETGAPSFNEARASFYAATGDSQFAPYTSWADLAPHLKNPASIVNFIAAYGKFDTILAATTVDGKRQAAMDIVFGVEGETPAQTQARVAFLQGTGPWTAAAAGLNDIDFWVGGLAEAKLEFGGMLGPTFNYVFEKQLESLQNGDRFYYLSRTQGLNMINELEANTFAALAMRNSDLGMTGNTTHVYGHLFGTASYILEMDQSKQLTGISHVVGGVDLLNGDPTRDNEFLNAMNPLVVRKAPGADVNGDGFADGGVLSYAYDGGDHVVLGGTQGNDTLLGGRGMDTIWGDGGNDRIDGGDEADEIHGGDGDDIITDHGTVAGGADFIRGDEGNDVISNGPGNDVLFGGGGKDFIVLGSDFSEVFAGRDDDFVIGGNGPDGLMGNEGNDWIEGGEGFDSLSGENSQLFFNSTIIGHDVLNGNGNDTDYDGETGDDIMIQGPGIQRSNGMFGFDWASHKGDNVAANSDLGIPIFNSQEPFTLRDRFDSVEGLSGWKYDDILTGASALKGAAGGAGAGPGNPPDESDLKSQNVSLINGFAQLLGMTQAQIDALPVNTSVIDVTLGAEVIIGGAGSDTIRGNLGNDYLDGDAWLNTRIRVTHNVGDANTAANEWFTVDSLAQLTPRMISGEINPGQLHIVREIVQSTTASAEVDTAVYNGDSADYTLTRNGDGSITVAHTNVVAGVLDDGTDLIRNFEQIRFADRTVVVGNVAPEITSSGGAASAARSVAENTTAIATLTATDANNATNFDNIPAQTLTWSISGGADASAFSINATTGQLSFVTPRNFESPTDVGNNNVYDVIVKVSDGSLFDTQALAVTVTNADDAATGSVGITSSAATGSDATLQAVNLLADQDLPGGVVPTYQWQRLVGSTWTNIPGATGSSLAAQSNTTDRVVATYSDAFGSHSVVSDMTAIVGTTANNGITGTPGKEIIFGLDGNDIMDGGAGPDVMSGGAGDDSYVVDDLNDVVVEAAGNGNDELKSRASNYVLGDGVHVEKAFLIDSAISFTGNALNNLIVGNALANTLNGGDGNDYLYGDLGNDTLIGGAGADQLDGASGADTMIGGLGDDSYVVDNINDVIVEAAGEGTEELKSRAADYTLGENVYVEKFFLIDAAVSGTGNSLNNIIVGNNGANTLDGRDGNDYLSGESGDDTLIGGGGNDLLLGGLGADVLIGGLGADDLSGGSGNDVFRFLATSDSLAGSRDVIRDFISGTDRIDLSNVNGTPLTYIGTDAFTSAGQVRYSLVGGQTIVEVNVSGGASADMQIALVGTSALTGADFIL, via the coding sequence ATGCCCACCACCACTCCCCAGTACAACTTCACCGTCAACCTCGACGACCTGGCCTTCATCCTGAAGCAGATCAAGATCGCGGAGTCGACCACGCTGCCTAACGGACAGATCGACGGCGATGCCTATCGGGAAGCCATTGGCGGCGCCTTGCTGCCGTATGGCCTGCGCACGGTCGACGGCACGTGGAACAACCTGCTGCCCGGGCAGGAGAGGCTGGGCGCGGCTGACAACGTCATGCCGCGGCTCGTGGATGGCACCTTCCGCCAGGCCGAAGGTCGGCCGGTCGGCTTCTTCGGCCCCGGCGACCCGGGCACCGCCAGCAGCAGCTATGCACAGACGAACCCGAACGACTTCGTGTACGACACGCAGCCGCGCATCATCAGCAACCTCATCGTCGACCAGACCGCCAACAACCCGGCGGCCGTGATCGCCGCCTTGGAGCGGGCAGCCGACAACACCTTCCCGAACGACGGCCAGGTGCATACGAGCACGAATGGCACCATGTTCATCCCGAACCTGTCGCCCGACATCGGCCTGTCGCCCCCGTTCAACGGCGTGATGACCTTCTTCGGCCAGTTCTTCGATCACGGCCTGGACCTGATCACCAAGAACAACGGCACCGTGTTCGTGCCGCTGATGCCGGACGATCCGCTGTATGTCGAGGGCAGCCACACCAACTTCATGGTGCTCTCGCGCGCCGCCAACTCCACCGGCCCAGGCCAAGACGGGATTCTGGGAACCGCGGATGACGACACCCGCGGCCACCAGAACACCACCACCCCGTTCATTGACCAGAACCAGACCTACACCTCGCACCCGTCGCACCAGGTCTTCCTGCGCGAATACCAGATGGTCGACGGCAAGCCCCTGGCCACCGGCCGCCTGCTGAACGGTGCCCACGGCGAAGGCACCTGGGGCGACGTGAAGGCCCAGGCCTCGGCCCTGCTGGGCATCCACCTGACCGACTACGACGTGTTCGACGTTCCGCTGCTGGCCACCGACCGCTACGGCGAGTTCATTCGCGGCGAACACGGCTTCGTCCAGATCGTCACGACCACCGGACTGGTGGAGGGCGATCCCACCGCCAACGGCGGCCTGGGCGTCAACCTGCCGCCCAATACCGTCCACACCGGGCACCAGTTCCTGATCGACGTCGCCCATGGCGCGGTCCCGATCACGGACGCGGGCGTCCATCTGGTGGCCGACTCCGACAACAGCGTCGGCGGCGTGCCGAACCCCAACTTTGACCCGACCCAGCCGATCACCACGGCCAACCCCCTGCTGCTGGCGCAGCCGGCGGGCACCTACGACAACGAAATGTTGGACCGCCACTTCGCCACCGGCGACGGCCGCGGCAACGAGAACATCGGGCTGACCACGATCCACTCGATCTTCCATTCGGAGCACAACCGCCTGGTCGAGGGCTACAAGCAGACGCTGCTGGGCAGCGATGTCGCCACCCTCAACGAGTGGCTGCTGGTCGACGTCGATCACATGCCCACGCAGGACGAGATTGCGGGGCTGCGGTGGGACGGCGAGCGCTTGTTTCAGGCCGGCCGGTTCGCCACTGAAATCCAGTACCAGCACTTGGTCTTCGAGGAGTTCGCCCGCGCGGTGGACCCGAACGTCGACCCGTTCATCTTCTCCAACTCGGCCGACATCGACCCGGCCATCATGGAAGAGTTCGCCAACGTGGTGTACCGCTTCGGCCACTCGATGCTGACGGAGACCGTCGCGCGGATGGACCCCAACCTGCAGTCCGACGACATCGGCCTGATCCAGGCCTTCCTGAACCCGATCGCGTTCGATAAGGATGGCACGATCACCGAGGAGCAGGCCATCGGCGCGGTGATCCGTGGCATGGCCCGCCAGGTCGGCAACGAGATCGACGAGTTCATCACCGATGCGCTGCGCAACAACCTGGTCGGCATCCCGCTGGACCTGGCCACGCTGAACATCACCCGGGCTCGGGAGACCGGTGCGCCCAGCTTCAACGAGGCCCGCGCTTCGTTCTATGCAGCCACCGGCGACTCGCAGTTCGCGCCGTATACGAGCTGGGCCGACCTGGCTCCGCACCTGAAGAACCCGGCATCGATCGTCAACTTCATCGCGGCCTACGGCAAGTTCGACACCATCCTGGCCGCCACGACGGTGGATGGGAAGCGGCAAGCCGCCATGGACATCGTCTTCGGCGTGGAGGGCGAAACGCCCGCCCAAACCCAGGCCCGCGTGGCCTTCCTGCAAGGCACCGGTCCCTGGACGGCTGCGGCAGCCGGCCTCAATGACATCGACTTCTGGGTCGGCGGCCTGGCCGAAGCGAAGCTGGAGTTCGGCGGCATGCTTGGCCCGACCTTCAACTACGTGTTCGAAAAGCAGCTCGAGAGCCTGCAGAACGGCGACCGGTTCTACTACCTCAGCCGCACGCAAGGCTTGAACATGATCAACGAGCTGGAGGCCAACACCTTCGCTGCGCTGGCCATGCGCAACAGCGACCTTGGCATGACGGGCAACACCACCCACGTGTACGGCCACCTCTTCGGGACGGCCAGCTACATCCTGGAGATGGACCAGTCCAAGCAGCTGACCGGCATCAGCCATGTCGTCGGCGGCGTGGACCTGCTGAACGGCGATCCGACCCGCGACAACGAGTTCCTGAACGCCATGAACCCCCTGGTGGTGCGCAAGGCGCCGGGCGCGGACGTCAACGGCGACGGCTTTGCCGATGGCGGCGTGCTCAGCTACGCCTATGACGGCGGCGACCACGTCGTCCTGGGCGGCACCCAGGGCAACGACACCCTGCTGGGCGGCCGCGGCATGGACACGATCTGGGGCGACGGCGGCAACGACCGCATCGACGGCGGCGACGAGGCCGACGAGATCCACGGCGGTGACGGCGACGACATCATCACCGATCACGGAACGGTGGCCGGCGGCGCGGACTTCATTCGCGGCGATGAAGGCAACGACGTCATCAGCAACGGTCCGGGCAACGACGTCCTCTTCGGCGGCGGCGGCAAGGACTTCATCGTCCTCGGCAGCGACTTCTCCGAAGTCTTCGCCGGCCGCGACGACGACTTCGTGATCGGCGGCAACGGTCCCGACGGCCTGATGGGCAACGAGGGCAATGACTGGATCGAGGGCGGCGAAGGCTTCGACAGCCTGTCGGGCGAGAACTCGCAGCTGTTCTTCAACAGCACGATCATCGGCCACGACGTCCTGAACGGGAATGGCAACGACACCGACTACGACGGGGAGACCGGTGACGACATCATGATCCAGGGCCCCGGCATCCAGCGCAGCAACGGGATGTTCGGCTTCGACTGGGCCTCGCACAAGGGCGACAACGTGGCCGCCAACTCCGACCTGGGGATCCCGATCTTCAACTCGCAGGAGCCCTTCACCCTGCGTGACCGCTTCGACTCGGTGGAGGGTCTCTCGGGCTGGAAGTACGACGACATCCTGACCGGTGCCTCGGCCCTCAAGGGTGCCGCAGGCGGCGCGGGTGCCGGCCCGGGCAACCCGCCGGACGAGAGCGACCTGAAGTCGCAGAACGTCAGCCTCATCAATGGCTTCGCCCAACTGCTCGGCATGACGCAGGCGCAGATCGACGCGCTGCCGGTCAACACTTCGGTGATCGACGTCACGCTTGGCGCAGAGGTCATCATCGGCGGTGCTGGCAGCGACACGATCCGGGGCAACCTGGGCAACGACTACCTGGACGGCGACGCCTGGCTGAACACCCGCATCCGCGTCACCCACAACGTCGGCGACGCCAACACGGCCGCCAACGAGTGGTTCACTGTCGACAGCCTGGCCCAGCTCACCCCCCGCATGATCAGCGGTGAGATCAATCCCGGCCAGCTGCACATCGTTCGTGAGATCGTTCAATCGACCACGGCATCCGCCGAAGTCGACACGGCGGTCTACAACGGCGACTCCGCCGACTACACGCTCACCCGCAATGGTGACGGTTCCATCACGGTGGCCCACACCAACGTGGTCGCCGGTGTGCTGGACGACGGCACCGACCTGATCCGCAACTTCGAGCAGATCAGGTTCGCCGATCGCACGGTGGTGGTGGGCAATGTGGCGCCGGAAATCACCTCCAGCGGTGGCGCCGCCTCGGCTGCCAGGTCAGTCGCGGAAAATACGACGGCCATCGCCACTCTGACGGCGACCGACGCGAACAACGCGACCAACTTCGACAATATCCCCGCCCAGACCCTGACCTGGTCCATCAGCGGTGGTGCCGACGCCTCGGCGTTCAGCATCAATGCCACGACCGGCCAGCTGTCGTTCGTCACGCCGCGGAACTTCGAGTCCCCGACCGACGTCGGCAACAACAACGTCTACGACGTCATCGTCAAGGTCTCGGACGGTTCGCTGTTCGACACCCAGGCGCTCGCCGTGACGGTGACGAATGCCGACGACGCCGCGACCGGCTCGGTGGGCATCACCAGCAGCGCCGCCACCGGCTCCGATGCGACCCTGCAGGCGGTCAACCTGCTGGCCGACCAGGACCTGCCCGGCGGCGTGGTTCCCACCTACCAGTGGCAGCGCCTGGTGGGGAGCACCTGGACCAACATCCCGGGAGCAACGGGCTCTTCACTGGCTGCTCAGTCGAATACGACGGATCGGGTGGTGGCGACGTATAGCGACGCGTTTGGGTCGCATAGCGTGGTGTCGGACATGACGGCCATTGTGGGTACGACGGCAAACAACGGAATTACGGGCACGCCTGGTAAGGAAATCATCTTTGGATTAGACGGCAATGACATCATGGACGGTGGCGCCGGACCTGATGTCATGTCCGGTGGTGCGGGAGATGACAGCTACGTCGTAGATGATCTAAACGACGTCGTCGTGGAAGCCGCTGGGAATGGCAATGATGAGCTAAAGAGCCGTGCGTCCAACTATGTGCTGGGCGACGGCGTGCACGTGGAAAAAGCATTCCTGATCGATTCGGCCATTAGTTTCACTGGCAATGCACTGAACAACCTTATCGTTGGCAACGCTCTTGCCAACACCCTAAATGGAGGAGACGGCAACGACTACCTCTATGGGGACCTTGGCAACGACACGCTGATTGGCGGCGCCGGAGCGGATCAATTGGACGGCGCCTCAGGTGCAGATACCATGATCGGCGGCCTGGGTGACGACAGCTATGTAGTCGACAACATCAATGACGTTATCGTCGAAGCCGCCGGTGAGGGAACCGAAGAACTTAAGAGCAGAGCGGCCGACTACACCCTCGGCGAAAACGTGTACGTTGAAAAGTTCTTCCTGATCGACGCAGCTGTCAGCGGCACCGGCAATTCTCTCAACAATATCATTGTTGGCAACAACGGCGCCAACACGCTTGACGGCCGGGATGGCAATGACTATCTCTCGGGTGAATCCGGAGATGACACGCTTATCGGCGGCGGCGGCAATGACCTGCTACTTGGCGGCCTCGGCGCGGATGTACTGATCGGAGGATTGGGGGCAGACGACCTTTCTGGCGGGAGCGGAAACGATGTTTTCAGGTTCCTCGCGACGTCTGATTCACTTGCAGGCTCGAGAGATGTAATCCGTGACTTCATTTCCGGCACCGACCGGATAGACCTGAGCAACGTTAACGGTACACCCTTAACGTACATTGGTACCGATGCCTTCACAAGCGCAGGTCAGGTGCGATATAGCTTGGTCGGCGGCCAAACCATCGTAGAAGTCAACGTGAGCGGCGGCGCAAGCGCAGATATGCAAATTGCGCTGGTGGGGACGTCTGCCCTGACAGGCGCCGACTTCATCCTCTAA
- a CDS encoding type I secretion system permease/ATPase encodes MTKSPPPNSSGELKAALADCKGAFRKVAVFSAIINLLLLVPSLYMLQVYDRVLASRNQTTLLMLTILVLGGFALMGALEWVRSAILVRVGTRLDMKLNRRIYTAAFEQNLKGKNGNAGQALQDLTTVRQFLTGNGLFAFFDAPWFPINLAIIFLFSPYLGTFALAGTLVLIALAFASEAVSRKPLAEASNMAVAANALATNNLRNAEVIEAMGMLPNLMARWFKLHGVFLGLHSTASQRAGAIASTTKAVRTAIQSLVLGFGALLVLEGKMSGGMMVVASILMGRTLNPVEQLIGVWRNWSSTRSAYRRLNELLQANPPRHSVMSLPKPQGHVVLETVTAAPPGSATPAIRNLSFALAPGDVLGVIGPSGAGKSTLARLLVGVWPAAYGSVRIDGGDVYRWNKDELGPHLGYLPQDIELFAGTVSENIARFGQVDAGEVVRAAKQAGVHEMILLLPKGYDTPLGDGGLGLSGGQKQRIGLARALYGDPSLLVLDEPNSNLDEAGEQALVEAILDLRKAGKTLVLITHRTSAIGVTTKLLLLRNGSQEMFGPTAKVLADLTTAQQKAQAARPRVAPMEAGTGTEPGDETRTERG; translated from the coding sequence ATGACCAAATCCCCCCCTCCGAACTCCTCGGGTGAACTGAAAGCTGCCCTTGCGGACTGCAAGGGCGCCTTCCGCAAGGTGGCGGTGTTCAGCGCCATCATCAACCTGCTGCTGCTGGTGCCCTCGCTCTACATGCTGCAGGTCTACGACCGCGTGCTCGCCAGCCGCAACCAGACCACGCTGCTGATGCTCACTATCTTGGTGCTCGGCGGCTTCGCGCTGATGGGTGCCCTGGAGTGGGTGCGCAGTGCTATTCTGGTCCGGGTGGGCACCCGGCTTGACATGAAGTTGAACCGGCGCATCTACACCGCCGCCTTCGAGCAGAACCTCAAAGGCAAAAACGGCAATGCCGGCCAGGCCTTGCAAGACCTCACGACGGTGCGGCAGTTCCTTACGGGCAATGGGCTCTTCGCCTTTTTCGATGCGCCCTGGTTCCCGATCAACCTGGCCATCATCTTTCTCTTCAGCCCCTACTTGGGCACCTTCGCCCTGGCCGGCACTCTGGTGCTGATCGCGCTGGCCTTCGCCAGCGAGGCGGTCTCGCGCAAGCCCCTGGCGGAGGCGAGCAACATGGCCGTCGCGGCCAACGCCCTGGCGACCAACAACCTGCGCAACGCCGAAGTGATCGAGGCGATGGGCATGCTGCCCAATCTGATGGCACGCTGGTTCAAGCTGCATGGTGTGTTCCTGGGCCTGCATTCCACCGCCAGCCAGCGGGCCGGCGCGATCGCCTCAACGACCAAGGCCGTGCGCACGGCCATCCAGTCCTTGGTGCTCGGGTTCGGCGCGCTGCTGGTGCTGGAAGGCAAGATGTCTGGCGGCATGATGGTCGTCGCGTCCATCCTGATGGGCCGCACCCTCAACCCGGTCGAGCAGTTGATCGGCGTGTGGCGCAACTGGAGCAGCACCCGCAGCGCCTACCGACGCTTGAACGAGCTGCTGCAGGCGAACCCGCCGCGCCACTCGGTGATGTCGCTGCCCAAACCCCAAGGACACGTGGTGCTGGAGACCGTGACCGCGGCCCCGCCCGGCTCGGCCACCCCCGCCATTCGCAACCTGAGTTTCGCGCTCGCCCCCGGCGACGTGCTGGGCGTCATCGGGCCCAGTGGCGCCGGCAAGTCCACCCTCGCCCGCCTGCTGGTGGGGGTCTGGCCCGCCGCCTACGGCAGCGTGCGCATCGACGGTGGCGACGTATACCGCTGGAACAAGGACGAATTGGGGCCCCACCTGGGCTACCTGCCGCAGGACATCGAACTGTTCGCGGGAACGGTGAGCGAGAACATCGCCCGCTTCGGTCAGGTCGACGCCGGGGAAGTGGTGCGCGCGGCCAAGCAGGCCGGCGTGCACGAGATGATCCTGCTGCTTCCCAAGGGCTACGACACGCCGCTGGGTGACGGTGGCCTGGGCCTGTCAGGCGGGCAGAAGCAGCGCATCGGCTTGGCACGTGCCCTGTACGGCGACCCGTCGTTGCTGGTGCTGGACGAGCCGAACTCCAACCTTGACGAAGCCGGCGAACAAGCACTGGTGGAAGCGATCCTGGACCTGCGCAAGGCCGGCAAGACGCTGGTCCTCATCACGCATCGCACCAGCGCCATCGGCGTCACGACGAAACTGCTGCTCCTGCGCAACGGTTCGCAAGAGATGTTCGGTCCCACCGCCAAGGTGCTGGCAGACTTGACGACAGCGCAGCAGAAGGCCCAGGCCGCCCGCCCACGCGTGGCGCCGATGGAGGCAGGCACCGGGACGGAGCCCGGCGACGAAACACGCACGGAGAGGGGTTGA
- a CDS encoding HlyD family type I secretion periplasmic adaptor subunit: MSSNQLALQTGGLMPPPDIAGASTDAEAPAEWGWWILLLAFGVFLAWAALAPLDKGVPLSGTVTVATNRKAVQHLNGGTVETILVKEGDAVKAGDPLVRMVAVLPKANADSLRVQYLAARAAEARLLAERDGARSIVFPAELEALRTDPRADANLQLQRQLFSSRQAALVSELAAFDENIAGVLQQNRGLVDSREGKKQQLQFLREQVDGMRDLAAGGYVARNRLLELERSHSQLLTAIAEDTSSIAKGERQVAELKLRRLQRLQEYQKDVRSQLADAQREADGLGNKLTALDHDLQNVVVRAPVDGTVVGMNIFTNGGVVPPGQKMMDIVPADDPLVVDGQLPVHLVDKVRPDLPVNLIFSAFNQNVTPQIPGLITHVSADRMVDDKTGQPYYNVKAKVAPEGRQMISALNIRPGMPVDLFVKTGERTLMNYMLKPLIDHFHMAMREE, from the coding sequence ATGAGCTCGAACCAGCTTGCCCTGCAGACCGGTGGCCTGATGCCGCCGCCCGATATCGCCGGCGCCTCCACGGATGCCGAAGCACCGGCGGAATGGGGTTGGTGGATCCTGCTGCTCGCGTTCGGTGTGTTCCTGGCCTGGGCGGCGCTGGCGCCGCTGGACAAGGGTGTGCCCCTGAGCGGCACCGTCACCGTCGCCACCAACCGCAAGGCCGTTCAGCACCTCAATGGCGGCACGGTCGAAACCATCCTGGTCAAGGAAGGCGACGCGGTCAAAGCCGGGGACCCGCTGGTGCGAATGGTCGCCGTACTGCCCAAGGCGAATGCCGACTCCCTGCGCGTGCAGTACCTGGCGGCGCGCGCGGCCGAGGCCCGCTTGCTGGCCGAGCGCGACGGCGCGCGCAGCATCGTGTTCCCGGCGGAACTCGAAGCCCTTCGGACCGATCCGCGTGCCGACGCGAACTTGCAACTGCAACGCCAACTGTTCAGCTCACGGCAAGCCGCGCTTGTCAGCGAACTGGCGGCGTTCGACGAGAACATCGCCGGCGTCCTGCAGCAGAACCGGGGATTGGTCGATTCACGCGAAGGTAAGAAGCAGCAGTTGCAGTTCCTGCGCGAGCAGGTGGACGGCATGCGCGACCTGGCGGCCGGAGGCTACGTCGCCCGCAACCGCCTGCTGGAGCTGGAGCGCAGCCACTCGCAGCTACTGACGGCCATCGCCGAAGACACGAGCAGCATCGCCAAGGGCGAGCGGCAAGTCGCCGAGCTGAAATTGCGCCGGCTGCAGCGCCTGCAGGAATACCAGAAGGACGTGCGCTCCCAGCTGGCCGATGCCCAGCGCGAAGCCGACGGTCTGGGCAACAAGCTCACCGCGCTGGACCATGACCTGCAGAACGTCGTGGTGCGGGCACCGGTCGACGGCACCGTGGTGGGCATGAACATTTTCACCAACGGCGGCGTGGTGCCCCCGGGGCAGAAGATGATGGACATCGTGCCCGCCGATGACCCGCTGGTGGTGGACGGCCAATTGCCTGTGCATTTGGTGGACAAGGTGCGCCCCGACCTGCCGGTGAACCTTATCTTCTCGGCCTTCAACCAGAACGTCACACCCCAGATCCCCGGCCTGATCACCCATGTGTCGGCCGACCGGATGGTGGACGACAAGACCGGCCAGCCGTACTACAACGTCAAGGCCAAGGTGGCGCCCGAGGGCCGCCAGATGATCTCGGCCCTGAACATCCGCCCCGGCATGCCGGTGGATCTTTTCGTCAAGACCGGAGAACGCACGTTGATGAATTACATGCTCAAGCCGCTGATCGACCATTTCCACATGGCCATGCGGGAAGAGTGA
- a CDS encoding TolC family outer membrane protein: protein MRARFTATSSVRALVALALSLGTSAHALGLMEAYEAAVVNDPVYRAARHEYEASQQYRALGRSNLLPQVSASYTRLRNHADIETATIAGPVTTKPSYTSIAGQLQVRQPVFYPEGRAKDRQGAAQSQAGEAVFAQRSQEIIVRVVAAFVEAHHADDQLRQVRAQREAYFEARASAQRLRERGEGTVTEVLEAQARLDGAEAQLIEATDLLAQARQELAAIIGRPAEQLDPLVRDFRPRPMQPASFNEWRELAIVNSPELQTQRRIVDIAVEEVNKARAGYLPRMDLLATAYRNQSDTTNTINQLANVVNIGVQLTVPIYSGGAIDASTAQAVANHAKAQADLDAKVTQVEVELRKQYNLNLSSLARIDAAASAQRSAASAVEATIRSVRGGQRTSLDVLNAQRLLFETERDLALARYSYLLAHTRLRHAAGLLGADDLGDVASYFKP, encoded by the coding sequence GTGCGCGCCCGCTTCACTGCCACGTCGTCGGTGCGGGCGCTGGTGGCGCTCGCGCTTTCCCTGGGGACCAGCGCACACGCCCTGGGGTTGATGGAAGCCTATGAGGCCGCCGTCGTCAACGATCCCGTGTACCGCGCGGCACGACACGAGTACGAAGCCTCGCAGCAGTACCGCGCCCTGGGCCGCTCGAACCTTCTGCCACAGGTCTCGGCCAGCTACACGCGCCTGCGCAATCACGCGGACATCGAGACCGCCACCATCGCAGGCCCCGTCACGACCAAGCCCAGCTACACCAGCATCGCAGGCCAGTTGCAGGTGAGGCAGCCCGTCTTCTACCCGGAAGGCCGGGCCAAGGACCGCCAGGGTGCGGCGCAATCGCAGGCCGGTGAAGCCGTGTTCGCGCAGCGGTCGCAGGAAATCATCGTCCGCGTGGTGGCTGCCTTTGTCGAAGCGCACCACGCCGACGACCAGCTGCGCCAGGTGCGCGCACAGCGCGAGGCCTATTTCGAAGCACGCGCGTCGGCCCAGCGCCTGCGCGAGCGCGGCGAAGGCACGGTGACGGAAGTCCTGGAGGCGCAGGCTCGCCTGGACGGCGCGGAAGCCCAGCTCATCGAAGCGACCGACCTGCTGGCGCAGGCGCGGCAGGAGCTGGCAGCCATCATCGGGCGTCCGGCGGAGCAGCTCGACCCGCTGGTGCGCGACTTCCGCCCGCGGCCGATGCAGCCTGCCTCGTTCAATGAATGGCGGGAACTGGCGATCGTCAACAGCCCGGAGCTGCAGACCCAGCGACGGATCGTTGACATCGCGGTCGAAGAAGTCAACAAGGCCAGGGCTGGCTACCTGCCGCGGATGGACCTGCTGGCGACGGCTTACCGGAACCAATCGGACACCACGAACACGATCAACCAACTCGCCAACGTCGTCAACATCGGCGTGCAGCTCACGGTTCCGATCTATTCCGGCGGCGCCATCGACGCCAGCACGGCGCAGGCGGTGGCCAACCACGCCAAGGCACAGGCCGACCTGGACGCCAAGGTGACGCAAGTCGAAGTGGAACTGCGTAAGCAATACAACCTGAACCTGAGCAGCCTGGCCCGGATCGATGCGGCCGCCAGTGCGCAGCGATCGGCCGCGTCGGCGGTGGAAGCCACCATCCGCAGCGTGCGCGGCGGGCAACGTACCAGCCTGGACGTGCTCAATGCGCAGCGCCTGTTGTTCGAGACCGAGCGCGATCTCGCGCTGGCGCGCTACAGCTACTTGCTGGCCCACACGCGGCTGCGGCATGCGGCGGGGTTGCTGGGGGCGGACGACCTGGGAGATGTGGCCTCGTACTTCAAGCCGTAG